One genomic window of Cannabis sativa cultivar Pink pepper isolate KNU-18-1 chromosome 2, ASM2916894v1, whole genome shotgun sequence includes the following:
- the LOC133034775 gene encoding uncharacterized protein LOC133034775 — MPTLHQSVDDITPTTVGWKIKMTVLQKFPPRTSMSSPVRYQKLFLSDPKGTRVDAVIFAEDIEALEDTLHELHTYHISDARVNRTPARYLKNGTNYHFSWTLN, encoded by the exons ATGCCGACTCTACACCAATCAGTTGATGACATCACTCCAACCACAGTTGGATGGAAAATAAAAATGACAGTTCTACAAAAATTTCCACCACGAACAAGCATGAGTTCACCAGTCCGATATCAGAAGCTGTTTTTATCTGATCCAAAG GGGACGAGAGTAGATGCAGTAATTTTCGCTGAAGATATTGAAGCTTTGGAGGACACTTTGCATGAGTTACACACCTACCACATCAGTGATGCCCGTGTCAACAGAACCCCTGCCAGATACCTTAAAAATGGCACAAATTACCATTTTAGCTGGACACTGAACTAA
- the LOC133034145 gene encoding uncharacterized protein LOC133034145: MLVPYVDDISSLNILIEDVFHNIQQYPENVSTMMNRAILTPKNSFVDEINSLLIGRFPGEVHLYYSRDETVDNTEQSVMEDFLNTLTPNGLPPHELKLKKNYPIMLLRNINPSEGLCNGTRLICRAFDQNVIDAEIAEGHHIGKKVFIPRIPFLPNVDENSGFPFKRTQFPIRLSFAMTINKSQGQTLDYVGIYLPQPVFSHGQLYVAISRAKMSSTVRVLIRPVSTSQQDKNSTKNIVYTELLALSCLS, encoded by the coding sequence ATGCTTGTACCGTATGTTGACGACATCAGTTCCTTAAATATCTTGATAGAAGACGTTTTCCACAACATTCAGCAATATCCAGAAAATGTGTCTACCATGATGAACCGTGCAATACTGACACCAAAGAACAGCTTTGTCGATGAAATAAATTCGTTGTTAATTGGACGGTTCCCAGGAGAAGTCCACCTATATTATAGTAGGGATGAGACGGTAGATAATACTGAGCAATCGGTAATGGAGGACTTCTTGAACACTCTAACTCCGAATGGATTACCCCCACATgaattaaaactcaaaaaaaattatcccATAATGCTGCTTAGAAACATTAATCCTTCTGAAGGTTTATGCAATGGAACACGTTTAATATGTCGGGCATTCGACCAAAATGTCATAGATGCTGAAATTGCTGAGGGACACCATATCGGAAAAAAAGTGTTCATTCCAAGAATACCATTCCTGCCAAATGTGGATGAAAATAGTGGTTTTCCATTCAAACGAACGCAATTCCCGATCAGATTGAGTTTTGCAATGACTATAAATAAGTCCCAGGGACAAACATTGGATTACGTTGGGATCTATTTACCACAACCTGTTTTTTCACACGGTCAGTTATATGTAGCAATATCACGAGCAAAGATGTCATCAACAGTTAGAGTCCTGATCCGACCTGTGTCAACTTCGCAACAAGATAAGAACTCGACTAAAAACATCGTGTACACAGAGTTATTAGCattatcttgtttaagttaa
- the LOC115708359 gene encoding uncharacterized protein LOC115708359, with protein sequence METKMIVQTKRGLSLSSRESSTIEINPDNYEATTLHQWAENNKADINNITIQAPTSQYSPNSSAAKREYVKNNEVTDLVKQLKPTQKAYYWIEAEIILKNINQDFYYMSCDFCNKKLMF encoded by the exons ATGGAAACAAAGATGATTGTTCAAACTAAGAGAG GACTGTCGTTGTCAAGCCGTGAATCAagtacaatcgaaatcaatccTGACAATTACGAAGCAACTACTCTTCATCAATG GGCTGAAAATAACAAAGCAGACATAAATAATATTACTATTCAAGCACCTACATCTCAGTATTCTCCAAATTCATCTGCTGCAAAACGAGAATATGTTAAGAACAACGAAGTTACCGATTTGGTAAAGCAATTAAAACCAACTCag aaaGCATATTATTGGATTGAAGCTgaaatcatattaaaaaatatcaaccaaGATTTTTATTACATGTCGTGTGATTTTTGTAATAAGAAACTTATGTTCTAA